In the genome of Nocardia sp. NBC_00416, one region contains:
- the sucD gene encoding succinate--CoA ligase subunit alpha has translation MSIFLNKDSKVIVQGITGGEGTKHTALMLKAGTQVVGGVNARKAGTTVSHTDKDGNAVELPVFASVAEAIEKTGADVSIAFVPPKFSKDAIIEAIDAEIPLLVVITEGIPVQDTAYAWAYNVEKGAKTRIIGPNCPGIITPGESLVGITPANISGKGPIGLVSKSGTLTYQMMYELRDFGFSTSIGIGGDPVIGTTHIDAIEAFEKDPETKLIVMIGEIGGDAEERAAAYIQANVTKPVVGYVAGFTAPEGKTMGHAGAIVSGSSGTAQAKKDALEAAGVKVGKTPSETAALAREILEKAAVTA, from the coding sequence ATGTCAATCTTCCTCAACAAGGACTCGAAGGTCATCGTCCAGGGCATCACCGGCGGCGAGGGCACCAAGCACACCGCCCTGATGCTCAAGGCGGGCACCCAGGTCGTCGGCGGTGTGAACGCGCGTAAGGCGGGCACCACCGTCTCGCACACCGACAAAGACGGCAACGCGGTCGAACTGCCCGTATTCGCCTCCGTGGCCGAAGCCATCGAGAAGACCGGCGCCGACGTCTCCATCGCGTTCGTCCCGCCGAAGTTCTCCAAAGACGCCATCATCGAGGCCATCGACGCGGAGATCCCGCTGCTCGTGGTCATCACCGAAGGCATCCCGGTGCAGGACACCGCCTACGCGTGGGCCTACAACGTGGAGAAGGGCGCCAAGACCCGGATCATCGGCCCCAACTGCCCCGGCATCATCACCCCCGGCGAATCGCTGGTCGGCATCACCCCGGCCAACATCTCCGGCAAGGGCCCGATCGGACTGGTCTCCAAGTCCGGCACCCTGACCTACCAGATGATGTACGAGCTCCGCGACTTCGGCTTCTCCACCTCCATCGGTATCGGCGGTGACCCCGTCATCGGCACCACCCATATCGATGCCATCGAAGCGTTCGAGAAGGACCCGGAGACCAAGCTGATCGTCATGATCGGCGAGATCGGCGGCGACGCCGAGGAGCGGGCCGCGGCCTACATCCAGGCCAACGTCACCAAACCGGTCGTCGGCTACGTCGCCGGGTTCACCGCCCCCGAGGGCAAAACCATGGGTCACGCGGGCGCGATCGTGTCCGGTTCGTCGGGTACCGCCCAGGCGAAGAAGGACGCGCTGGAAGCCGCGGGCGTGAAGGTCGGCAAGACGCCGTCGGAGACCGCCGCGCTGGCTCGCGAGATTCTGGAAAAGGCTGCTGTCACCGCCTGA
- the sucC gene encoding ADP-forming succinate--CoA ligase subunit beta, with translation MDLFEYQAKELFVKHGVPSSEGRVTDTAEDARAIAAEIGKPVMIKSQVKVGGRGKAGGVKYAATPDDAFTHGQNILGLDIKGHITKKILVAEAKDIAEEYYISFLLDRTNRTYLAMCSVEGGMEIEEVAETKPERLAKVAVDAVKGVDLAFARSIAEQGHLPADVLDAAAVTIQKLWEVFVNEDATLVEVNPLVRTPDNEILALDGKVTLDENAEFRHPDHAEFADKDATDPLELKAKENDLNYVKLDGQVGIIGNGAGLVMSTLDVVAYAGENHNGVKPANFLDIGGGASAEVMANGLDVILNDAQVKSVFVNVFGGITACDAVANGIVKALEILGDEANKPLVVRLDGNRVEEGRKILAEAAHPLVTLAQTMDEGADKAAELAAR, from the coding sequence ATGGATCTCTTCGAATATCAGGCGAAGGAGCTCTTCGTAAAGCACGGGGTGCCTTCGTCGGAAGGCCGCGTAACCGACACTGCCGAGGACGCCCGCGCCATCGCCGCGGAAATCGGCAAGCCGGTGATGATCAAATCCCAGGTGAAGGTCGGCGGCCGCGGCAAGGCCGGTGGCGTGAAGTACGCGGCCACCCCTGATGACGCGTTCACCCACGGGCAGAACATCCTCGGCCTGGACATCAAGGGCCACATCACCAAGAAGATCCTGGTCGCCGAGGCGAAAGATATCGCCGAGGAGTACTACATCTCCTTCCTGCTCGATCGCACCAACCGCACCTACCTGGCCATGTGCTCGGTCGAGGGCGGTATGGAGATCGAAGAGGTCGCCGAGACCAAGCCCGAGCGCCTCGCGAAGGTTGCCGTCGACGCTGTCAAGGGTGTCGATCTGGCATTCGCCCGTTCCATCGCCGAGCAGGGCCACCTGCCCGCGGATGTGCTGGACGCCGCCGCGGTGACCATCCAGAAGCTGTGGGAGGTCTTCGTCAACGAGGACGCCACCCTGGTCGAGGTCAACCCGCTGGTCCGCACCCCGGACAACGAGATCCTCGCGCTCGACGGCAAGGTCACCCTGGACGAGAACGCCGAGTTCCGGCACCCCGACCACGCGGAGTTCGCCGACAAGGACGCGACCGATCCGCTGGAGCTCAAGGCCAAGGAGAACGACCTCAACTACGTCAAGCTCGACGGTCAGGTCGGGATCATCGGCAACGGTGCCGGTCTGGTCATGTCGACCCTGGACGTCGTCGCCTACGCCGGCGAGAACCACAACGGCGTGAAGCCGGCCAACTTCCTCGATATCGGTGGCGGCGCCTCCGCGGAGGTCATGGCCAACGGTCTCGACGTGATCCTGAACGACGCCCAGGTCAAAAGCGTTTTCGTGAACGTGTTCGGCGGTATCACCGCCTGCGACGCGGTCGCCAACGGCATTGTCAAGGCCCTCGAGATCCTGGGCGACGAAGCGAACAAGCCGCTCGTGGTCCGCCTGGACGGAAACCGGGTGGAGGAGGGTCGCAAGATCCTCGCCGAGGCCGCGCACCCCCTGGTGACGCTGGCGCAGACCATGGACGAAGGCGCCGACAAGGCCGCCGAACTCGCGGCCCGCTGA
- a CDS encoding M23 family metallopeptidase: MNHRGTLDTQFDNRPDRRRRDGTQPTEGAQPFNAFGAAGDSRARRRPLNTAAASAAADAHRTAADDFWSTNQSWADSQDGTTGQNWSDPQDGGWSGGDPAAQNNWQQNGWQQNEKPAWHSDPNWNTHQSWTEAQSWSGAPAPREHGGPAEHEPYGRPATIAEALENAPAVDDEPAEPRRQSRSRGAHRVTAPPSALKGRAAVVAVAAGAVVAAGQCATAEPGDQKQQQATDYEAAGSVHEIAAQSMATENPATPATNSPQMLSGGAPLDTSRFGDMLANGAQFAQDLARAEEAKYRPLFASFANGTYTSGFGARWGVQHLGVDVAAPIGTPIYAVADGEVIDAGPAAGFGMWVRLQHADGTITVYGHVDTTTVSVGEYVLAGDQIATVGNRGFSTGPHCHFEVWLNGSDKVDPIPWLATRGISLIGPGD, translated from the coding sequence ATGAACCATCGCGGCACCCTCGACACCCAATTCGACAATCGCCCCGATCGGCGCCGTCGCGACGGCACACAGCCGACCGAAGGCGCGCAACCGTTCAACGCGTTCGGCGCCGCCGGCGACAGCCGGGCCCGCCGGCGGCCGCTCAATACCGCCGCCGCGTCGGCCGCAGCCGATGCCCATCGCACCGCAGCCGACGACTTCTGGTCGACCAACCAGTCCTGGGCCGATTCCCAGGACGGCACCACCGGCCAGAACTGGTCCGACCCCCAGGACGGTGGCTGGTCCGGCGGCGACCCGGCAGCGCAGAACAACTGGCAGCAGAACGGGTGGCAGCAGAACGAGAAGCCCGCCTGGCACAGTGATCCGAACTGGAACACCCACCAGAGCTGGACCGAAGCCCAATCCTGGTCCGGCGCCCCCGCACCCCGCGAGCACGGCGGACCGGCGGAGCACGAACCCTACGGCAGACCCGCGACGATCGCCGAGGCGCTGGAGAACGCGCCCGCCGTCGACGACGAACCCGCCGAACCGCGCCGGCAATCCCGTTCCCGGGGCGCCCACCGCGTAACCGCCCCGCCGTCCGCACTCAAGGGCCGGGCAGCGGTCGTCGCCGTCGCGGCCGGCGCGGTCGTCGCGGCCGGGCAGTGCGCCACCGCGGAGCCGGGCGACCAGAAACAGCAGCAGGCCACGGATTACGAGGCCGCCGGGTCGGTGCACGAGATCGCCGCCCAGTCCATGGCCACCGAGAATCCGGCCACGCCCGCGACCAATTCACCTCAGATGCTGAGCGGGGGCGCCCCGCTCGACACCAGCCGTTTCGGGGATATGCTCGCCAACGGCGCCCAGTTCGCCCAGGATCTGGCCCGGGCAGAGGAAGCCAAGTACCGGCCGCTGTTCGCCAGTTTCGCGAACGGCACCTACACCTCCGGATTCGGCGCCCGCTGGGGCGTCCAGCATCTGGGCGTGGACGTGGCCGCACCGATCGGCACCCCGATCTACGCGGTGGCCGACGGTGAGGTCATCGACGCCGGGCCGGCCGCCGGTTTCGGAATGTGGGTCCGCCTTCAGCACGCCGACGGCACCATCACCGTCTACGGGCACGTCGACACCACCACGGTCTCGGTCGGTGAATACGTGCTGGCGGGCGATCAGATCGCCACCGTAGGCAACCGCGGTTTCTCCACCGGGCCGCACTGCCACTTCGAGGTCTGGCTCAACGGCAGCGATAAGGTCGATCCGATTCCCTGGCTGGCCACTCGCGGTATCAGCCTGATCGGGCCCGGCGACTAA
- the pcrA gene encoding DNA helicase PcrA, translated as MDTTAAALRSDSHNSRATTSGAGSPEPGAAPGAPALPGLELPDAERGAPGGRESGAAAGGLAALQRRVQNEQTQQRASAAQRRAEEAEELLDGLNPQQRAAVLHTGSPLLIVAGAGSGKTAVLTRRIAYLLAARGATPGQILAITFTNKAAAEMRERVIELVGPRAASMWVSTFHSSCVRILRTQAALLPGLNSNFSIYDADDSRRLLTMIGRDLELDPKKYSPRLLATAISNLKNELIGPEQANTDAGFEDVELPRIVARVYTEYQRRLRTANAMDFDDLIGETVALLQKHPQVAEYYRRRFRHVLVDEYQDTNHAQYVLVRELVGHPTAGAEAATEAVDTEAGAAAAGLDTESPDSAGVDGVPPSELCVVGDADQSIYAFRGATIRNIEEFERDFPDAETILLEQNYRSTQNILNAANSVISRNSNRRDKRLWTDAGAGELITGYVADNEHDEAAFVAREIDRLVDAGEAAYSDIAVFYRTNNNSRALEEIFIRMGLPYKVVGGVRFYERKEVRDIVAYLRVLENPNDAVSLRRILNTPRRGIGDRAEACVAVHAEQRGIGFAEALRDAAAGEVALLNTRARNAIAGFVALLEQIRAAGQMDELDFPDVGAVVEAVLDRTGYRAELESSDDPQDGARLDNLNELVSVAREFSSEARNALEAARAEGLMPETGEGEPEPGSLAAFLERVSLVADADQIPEQGSGMVTMMTLHTAKGLEFPVVFVTGWEDGQFPHLRALGDPAELAEERRLAYVGITRARRRLYLTRAVVRSAWGQPVFNPESRFLQEVPDHLIDWQRLEPKRSSAPTQYGRRRGADSAGEDWTGGWPGSREARPGIRESRPAPRGVARNNVGLSLAVGDRVSDDKYGLGRVVAADGVGDMASVTIDFGTSGKIRLIPKFSQTLTKL; from the coding sequence ATGGACACCACCGCGGCAGCACTTCGTTCGGACTCGCACAATTCCCGTGCCACCACCTCTGGCGCCGGCTCCCCGGAGCCCGGCGCGGCGCCGGGGGCTCCGGCCCTGCCCGGTCTCGAGCTACCGGACGCGGAGCGGGGCGCCCCCGGCGGTCGTGAGTCCGGTGCCGCCGCGGGCGGGCTGGCCGCATTGCAGCGCCGGGTCCAGAACGAACAGACCCAGCAGCGCGCAAGCGCGGCCCAGCGCCGGGCCGAGGAGGCCGAGGAACTGCTGGACGGGCTGAATCCGCAGCAGCGCGCCGCCGTTCTGCACACCGGGTCGCCGCTGTTGATCGTGGCGGGGGCGGGCTCGGGTAAAACCGCGGTGCTGACCCGCCGGATCGCCTATCTGCTGGCCGCGCGGGGGGCCACTCCGGGGCAGATCCTCGCCATCACCTTCACCAACAAGGCCGCGGCCGAGATGCGGGAGCGGGTCATCGAACTCGTGGGCCCGCGTGCCGCGTCCATGTGGGTGTCGACCTTCCACTCCAGCTGTGTGCGCATCCTGCGCACCCAGGCGGCGCTGCTGCCGGGGTTGAACTCGAACTTCTCCATCTACGACGCCGACGATTCCCGGCGGTTGCTCACCATGATCGGCCGGGACCTGGAGCTCGATCCCAAGAAGTACTCGCCGCGGCTGCTCGCCACCGCCATCTCCAATCTGAAGAACGAACTCATCGGCCCGGAGCAGGCGAATACGGACGCCGGATTCGAGGATGTCGAACTGCCCCGGATCGTCGCCCGGGTCTACACCGAGTACCAGCGTCGGCTGCGTACGGCCAACGCCATGGACTTCGACGACCTCATCGGTGAGACGGTCGCGCTGTTGCAGAAGCATCCCCAGGTCGCCGAGTACTACCGCCGCCGCTTCCGGCACGTGCTGGTCGACGAATACCAGGACACCAACCATGCCCAGTATGTGCTGGTACGGGAGCTGGTCGGCCATCCCACCGCGGGCGCGGAGGCTGCCACCGAAGCCGTGGACACCGAGGCCGGCGCCGCCGCGGCCGGCCTCGACACCGAGTCGCCGGACTCCGCGGGCGTCGACGGGGTGCCGCCCAGCGAACTGTGCGTGGTCGGCGACGCGGATCAGTCGATCTACGCCTTCCGGGGCGCCACCATTCGCAATATCGAGGAATTCGAGCGCGATTTCCCCGATGCCGAGACGATTCTGCTGGAACAGAACTACCGCTCCACCCAGAACATCCTGAACGCGGCCAACTCGGTGATCTCCCGCAACAGCAACCGCCGTGACAAACGGTTGTGGACCGATGCCGGTGCGGGCGAACTCATCACCGGTTACGTCGCCGACAACGAGCACGACGAGGCGGCCTTCGTCGCCCGGGAGATCGACCGGCTGGTGGACGCGGGCGAGGCCGCCTACTCCGATATCGCCGTCTTCTACCGCACCAATAACAATTCCCGGGCGCTGGAGGAGATCTTCATTCGCATGGGCCTGCCCTACAAGGTGGTCGGCGGGGTCCGGTTCTACGAGCGCAAAGAGGTTCGCGATATCGTCGCCTACCTGCGCGTACTGGAGAATCCGAATGACGCGGTGAGCTTGCGCCGCATCCTCAACACCCCGCGCCGCGGTATCGGCGACCGCGCCGAGGCCTGTGTTGCCGTGCACGCCGAACAGCGCGGTATCGGTTTCGCCGAGGCATTGCGCGATGCCGCCGCCGGTGAGGTCGCGTTGCTGAACACCCGGGCGCGTAACGCCATCGCCGGGTTCGTCGCGCTGCTCGAGCAGATCCGTGCCGCCGGGCAGATGGACGAACTGGACTTCCCCGATGTGGGCGCGGTGGTCGAGGCGGTTCTCGACCGCACCGGTTACCGGGCGGAACTGGAGTCCTCCGACGACCCGCAGGACGGTGCGCGGCTGGACAACCTGAACGAACTCGTGAGCGTGGCCCGGGAATTCAGCTCCGAGGCGCGTAATGCCCTGGAAGCGGCCCGGGCCGAGGGCCTTATGCCCGAAACCGGTGAGGGCGAACCCGAACCGGGGTCGCTGGCCGCGTTCCTGGAACGTGTCTCGCTGGTGGCCGATGCGGACCAGATACCCGAGCAGGGTTCGGGCATGGTCACGATGATGACCCTGCACACCGCCAAGGGCTTGGAGTTCCCGGTGGTTTTCGTGACCGGCTGGGAGGACGGGCAGTTCCCGCATCTGCGCGCTCTCGGCGATCCGGCCGAGCTGGCCGAGGAACGCCGGCTGGCCTATGTGGGCATCACCCGGGCCAGGCGTCGGCTGTATCTCACGCGCGCGGTGGTCCGTTCGGCCTGGGGACAGCCGGTGTTCAATCCGGAGTCCAGGTTCCTGCAGGAGGTTCCGGATCATCTGATCGACTGGCAGCGGCTCGAACCCAAGCGCTCGTCCGCGCCCACACAGTACGGTCGGCGCCGTGGCGCCGATTCGGCCGGTGAGGACTGGACCGGCGGCTGGCCGGGATCCCGGGAGGCCCGGCCCGGAATCCGTGAGAGCAGGCCCGCTCCGCGCGGTGTCGCCCGCAACAACGTCGGGCTGTCCCTGGCCGTGGGCGACCGGGTCAGCGACGACAAATACGGTCTCGGCCGGGTGGTCGCGGCGGACGGTGTCGGCGATATGGCCAGTGTGACGATCGATTTCGGTACCAGCGGCAAGATCCGGCTCATCCCGAAGTTCAGTCAGACCCTGACGAAGCTGTAG
- a CDS encoding chorismate mutase translates to MSTPATATGSGSTTDSESELPRTEAEIEKLRKEIDRLDAEILTAIKRRTEISRVIGRTRMASGGTRLVHSREMKVLERFSELGQEGHTLAMLLLRLGRGRLGR, encoded by the coding sequence ATGAGCACACCCGCTACGGCGACCGGATCGGGTTCCACCACCGACTCGGAATCGGAGCTCCCTCGGACCGAAGCCGAGATCGAGAAGCTCCGTAAGGAGATCGACCGACTCGATGCGGAAATCCTGACGGCGATCAAGCGCCGGACGGAGATCTCGCGGGTGATCGGACGAACCCGGATGGCCTCCGGAGGCACCCGGCTGGTACACAGCCGGGAGATGAAAGTGCTGGAACGTTTCAGCGAACTGGGCCAGGAAGGCCACACCCTGGCGATGCTGCTGCTGCGACTCGGTCGCGGACGTCTCGGCCGCTAG
- a CDS encoding NAD-dependent succinate-semialdehyde dehydrogenase, which yields MPSETEVLESVPKQLWIGGPVDATGGGTFAVHNPANGEVLAEVADGSPEDAVRALDAAAAAQAGWAATPARERGEILRAVFEGITARAEDFALLMTLEMGKALPESRNEVRYGAEFFRWFSEEAARIHGRYLHAPSGTGRILVHKQPVGPCLAITPWNFPLAMGTRKIGPALAAGCTMIVKPASATPLTMLLLAKLCAEAGLPEGVLSVITSRRSGAVTQPLLDDPRLRKLTFTGSTEVGRTLVEKSATGLLRTSMELGGNAPFVVFDDADIDAAVEGAMLAKLRNGGEACTAANRFHVQRAVVEEFTDKFVAAINAQVRMGPGTESATTLGPLVSAEQLNTVSELVEDAVAAGASVRVGGKAPGGPGWFYPATVLADIPAKARILREEVFGPVAPIVAFDTEDEGLAAANDTEFGLVSYVYTRDLDRALRVAEGLESGMVGVNRGVISDPAAPFGGVKASGFGREGGTEGIEEYLSTKYIAMT from the coding sequence ATGCCCTCAGAAACCGAAGTACTCGAGTCCGTACCGAAGCAGCTGTGGATCGGTGGCCCGGTCGACGCCACCGGCGGCGGCACCTTCGCCGTGCACAACCCGGCGAACGGCGAGGTTCTCGCCGAGGTCGCGGACGGTTCCCCGGAGGACGCGGTGCGGGCGTTGGACGCTGCGGCGGCGGCTCAGGCGGGCTGGGCCGCCACTCCGGCTCGGGAGCGCGGGGAGATCCTGCGGGCGGTTTTCGAGGGTATTACCGCGCGCGCCGAGGACTTCGCGCTGCTGATGACGTTGGAAATGGGTAAGGCGCTGCCGGAGAGCCGTAACGAGGTGCGCTACGGCGCGGAGTTCTTCCGCTGGTTCAGTGAGGAGGCGGCCCGGATCCACGGCCGCTATCTGCACGCGCCGTCGGGTACCGGCCGGATCTTGGTGCACAAACAGCCGGTCGGGCCGTGTCTGGCGATCACGCCGTGGAATTTCCCGCTGGCGATGGGCACCCGCAAGATCGGTCCCGCGCTCGCCGCCGGCTGCACCATGATCGTCAAACCGGCTTCGGCGACCCCGCTCACCATGCTGCTGCTGGCGAAATTGTGTGCCGAGGCCGGGCTGCCCGAGGGCGTGCTCTCGGTGATCACCTCCCGCCGTTCCGGCGCGGTGACCCAGCCGCTGCTCGACGATCCCCGGTTGCGCAAGCTCACCTTCACCGGGTCCACCGAGGTGGGGCGCACCCTGGTCGAGAAGTCCGCCACCGGTCTGCTGCGCACCTCGATGGAACTCGGCGGGAACGCTCCGTTCGTGGTGTTCGACGACGCCGATATCGACGCGGCGGTCGAGGGCGCCATGCTGGCGAAGTTGCGCAACGGCGGGGAGGCGTGCACGGCCGCCAATCGCTTCCATGTGCAGCGGGCGGTGGTCGAGGAGTTCACCGACAAGTTCGTCGCGGCGATCAACGCGCAGGTGCGGATGGGCCCGGGTACCGAGTCGGCGACCACTCTCGGTCCGCTGGTCAGTGCGGAGCAGTTGAACACTGTGTCCGAGCTGGTCGAGGACGCGGTCGCGGCCGGTGCTTCGGTCCGCGTCGGCGGTAAGGCTCCCGGTGGTCCGGGGTGGTTCTATCCGGCGACCGTGCTCGCCGATATTCCCGCGAAGGCACGCATTCTGCGTGAGGAGGTTTTCGGGCCGGTGGCGCCGATCGTCGCCTTCGATACCGAGGACGAGGGGCTGGCGGCCGCGAACGATACCGAATTCGGGCTGGTGAGCTATGTCTACACCCGAGATCTGGATCGGGCGTTGCGGGTCGCCGAGGGATTGGAGAGCGGAATGGTGGGTGTGAATCGTGGGGTGATCTCTGATCCGGCGGCCCCGTTCGGCGGCGTCAAGGCCTCCGGTTTCGGCCGGGAGGGCGGCACCGAGGGGATCGAGGAGTATCTGTCGACCAAGTACATCGCGATGACGTGA
- the pgi gene encoding glucose-6-phosphate isomerase, which yields MSVDITASAAWQKLRDHHDAIAALQLRDLFAEDPPRGRDLMLTAGELRIDYSKHRLTRETLQLLVELARAAGVETQRDRMLRGEHINTSEDRAVGHTALRLPKGSSLTIDGDDVVAAVHDVLDRMSSFADAVRSGAWRGATGARIRTVVNIGIGGSDLGPVMVYQALRHYADAGIDARFVSNVDPADLVATLADLDPATTLFIVASKTFSTLETLTNATAARRWLVDALGSDAVAKHFVAVSTHAGRVAEFGIDTANMFGFWDWVGGRYSVDSAIGLSVMVTIGPTRFAEFLAGMHDMDRHFATAPLAENAPAVLALIGVWYANFFGAQSRAVLPYSNDLARFPAYLQQLTMESNGKSVRADGSPVSTSTGEIFWGEPGTNGQHAFYQLLHQGTRLIPADFIGFARPTDDLPTRDGTGSMHDILMSNLFAQTKVLAFGKTAAEIAAEGTSPDLVPHKVMPGNRPSTTILAPRLTPSVLGQLIALYEHQVFVAGAIWGIDSFDQWGVELGKQQALALAPLLTDPAEPAAQDDSSTDALIRWYRANR from the coding sequence GTGAGCGTCGACATAACCGCATCGGCGGCATGGCAGAAATTGCGCGATCATCATGATGCGATCGCGGCCCTACAACTGAGGGACCTGTTCGCCGAAGACCCGCCGCGCGGCCGCGATCTGATGCTGACCGCGGGCGAATTGCGGATCGACTACAGCAAGCATCGCCTCACCCGGGAAACCCTGCAATTGCTGGTGGAACTGGCTCGTGCAGCCGGTGTCGAGACCCAGCGCGACCGGATGCTGCGGGGCGAGCACATCAACACCTCCGAAGACCGGGCCGTGGGGCATACCGCATTACGGCTGCCGAAGGGCAGTTCGCTGACCATCGACGGCGACGATGTCGTCGCCGCGGTCCACGACGTGCTCGACCGGATGAGCTCCTTCGCCGACGCGGTGCGCTCGGGTGCTTGGCGTGGGGCGACCGGGGCGCGCATCCGCACCGTGGTGAACATCGGCATCGGCGGATCCGATCTGGGACCGGTGATGGTGTACCAGGCGCTGCGCCACTACGCGGACGCGGGGATCGACGCCCGGTTCGTCTCCAATGTCGACCCCGCCGATCTGGTGGCGACCCTGGCCGACCTGGATCCCGCGACCACGCTGTTCATCGTCGCCTCCAAAACCTTCTCCACCCTCGAAACCCTGACCAACGCGACCGCCGCCCGCCGCTGGCTGGTGGATGCTCTCGGATCGGATGCGGTGGCGAAACATTTCGTGGCCGTATCCACCCACGCCGGGCGGGTGGCCGAGTTCGGTATCGATACCGCCAATATGTTCGGTTTCTGGGATTGGGTCGGTGGCCGGTATTCGGTGGATTCGGCCATCGGGCTGTCGGTGATGGTGACGATCGGCCCCACCCGGTTCGCCGAATTCTTGGCCGGTATGCACGATATGGACAGGCATTTCGCGACCGCTCCCCTGGCGGAGAACGCGCCGGCGGTGCTGGCGCTGATCGGCGTGTGGTACGCGAACTTCTTCGGCGCACAGTCACGGGCGGTGCTGCCGTACTCGAACGATCTCGCCCGGTTCCCGGCCTATCTACAGCAACTGACCATGGAGTCGAACGGGAAATCGGTACGGGCCGACGGCAGTCCGGTCAGCACCTCCACCGGCGAGATCTTCTGGGGCGAACCCGGCACGAACGGCCAGCACGCCTTCTATCAACTGCTGCATCAGGGCACCCGGCTGATCCCCGCCGATTTCATCGGATTCGCCCGCCCCACCGACGATCTGCCCACCCGCGACGGCACCGGCAGTATGCACGACATCCTGATGAGCAACCTCTTCGCGCAGACCAAGGTCCTCGCATTCGGGAAGACCGCCGCGGAGATCGCCGCCGAGGGCACGAGCCCGGACCTGGTACCGCACAAGGTGATGCCCGGCAACCGGCCCAGCACCACGATCCTCGCGCCCCGGCTGACCCCGTCGGTATTGGGTCAACTGATCGCACTCTACGAACACCAGGTCTTCGTGGCGGGCGCGATCTGGGGTATCGACAGTTTCGACCAGTGGGGTGTGGAACTCGGTAAACAACAGGCGCTCGCGCTCGCGCCGTTGCTCACCGATCCGGCGGAACCGGCGGCACAGGACGATTCGTCCACCGACGCCCTGATCCGCTGGTATCGCGCCAACCGCTGA